The sequence below is a genomic window from Halosolutus gelatinilyticus.
AGGTCGTCGTGATCGGTAGCCCCGACTCCGTCAAGGGGTTCGCGGACGACATCGTCACGTCGAAGGCGAACGGCTCGAAGGAGGTCGTTATCGTCGGCGCCAGCGAGATCGGCTTCCAGGTCGCCAGACTGTTCGAGGAGCACGGCAACCGGCCGCGGCTGATCGAACGAGATCACGACCGCGCCCGCGAGGTCGCCGAGAAACTGCCGAACACGCTGGTGATGGAAAGCGACGCGACCGACGCGGAATTTCTCGCCCGGGAGCACATCGACGAGGCCGACATCGTCATCGCCGCGCTCGACAGCGACGAGAAGAACCTGCTCGTGTCGCTGCTGGCCCGCCGCCTCGGCGTCGATCGGACGGTCGCCGTCATCGAACACCCCGAGTACGCCGACGTCTTCGAGACCGTCGGGATCGACGTCGCGGTCAACCCGCGCGAGGAGACCGCCGAGGAGATCGTTCGGTTCACCCGCGCCGACCACACGGAGAAGGTCGCGATGCTCGAACACGATCGGGCGGAGGTGATCGAGATCGAGGCGACCGCCGACAGCATCCTCACGGGTCGACCGATCGCCGAGTTCACGGCCGACCTGCCGGACGGCGTCGTCATCGGGGCGATCTCCCGCGGCGGCGACCTCGTGACCCCGCGCGGGACGACGGTCGTCAAGCCCGGCGACCACGTCGTCCTCTTCGTCGACGCGGAGGTCCTCGACGCCGTTATTAACGACATCTGACCGGGGGTGACCGTCCGCGGACCGGACGCGTCGCGTCCGGACTCCTCGACGACGACGTGCTGCTCGTCTCCATCGAACGCGACCACCAAATGCTCACGCCGACCGACGCTCGAAGCGTTCGAATCCGATCGATAACGGGCCGCTCCGAAACGTTCGCTTCGCGTTCGGCCTCACCTGCGGGTCGCCGACCGCTCGAGGATCCGCATCATCGCCCAGATCACCCACAGGAAGACGAGCACGATGAAGACGAGCATCTCGACCCGAACGACCGTGCCGTGCCAGAGCCGAAGGATGGCGGCCATGATCGTGATCGAGACCACCACGATACCGAAAACGTCGTAGAACGTCCGCGGCGACCGAAGGCTGGGGGCGCGTACGTTCATTACCATGTGACTCGTACGCGGCCGGCACGGATATACGTTCCATCGTCCCATGCCGAGACGGCCGCGTCCTGTCGGCCGTCGCGCGGGCGATCGATCGAACGCCCCCTCCGTCCGATCCGGACGATCGGCGGCGCCGATCGCCAATCACGATGGTTTAATATCTCGTCCCTTTGAGAACCGCTATAGCGTGATCGCGAACGAGTGGACGGCGACGTCGGACGGGGCGGAGGGGGTTGAGTGAGCGTTCGAATCGACTGGCGCGCGAGCCTCGCGCTCACCGGGACCGTTCTGAAGTACCTCGCGCTGACGATGTTCGTCCCGCTGGCCGTCGCGCTTATCTATCGGGAACACATCCTCGAATTCGCT
It includes:
- the trkA gene encoding Trk system potassium transporter TrkA, which codes for MRVVIVGAGEVGRTIATNLEDSHDVVIVDCDSSTVDDLTYSLDVLAIEGDGTNVDWLLEAGVDSAGLVIACTDDDETNLVTCGAAKTVSDAFTIARVKRRPLLETWQGSQGAFGVDFMVCTDLLTAQTIFRISGLRAAQDVEMFAGGLVRMAEFDIDPGSPVADLSVRDADRYDSLTFAGIFRDGDMIVATGDTVIRADDKVVVIGSPDSVKGFADDIVTSKANGSKEVVIVGASEIGFQVARLFEEHGNRPRLIERDHDRAREVAEKLPNTLVMESDATDAEFLAREHIDEADIVIAALDSDEKNLLVSLLARRLGVDRTVAVIEHPEYADVFETVGIDVAVNPREETAEEIVRFTRADHTEKVAMLEHDRAEVIEIEATADSILTGRPIAEFTADLPDGVVIGAISRGGDLVTPRGTTVVKPGDHVVLFVDAEVLDAVINDI